One genomic window of Streptomyces sp. NBC_01276 includes the following:
- a CDS encoding HemK2/MTQ2 family protein methyltransferase, giving the protein MTYSDPLPRLIALPGVYRPQADTALLAGALAREPLRSGAEVIEIGTGTGAIALHAAVRGAEVTAVDVAWPAVLAARLNGWRWRLRLRVLHGDFAARTRGRRFDLVLANPPYVPCPDARVPTGGARRAWDAGRDGRAVIDRICTAAPALLRPGGVLLMVHSGMCGVWETLELLARQGLSAEVTERAWVPWGPVLRSRRAWLREQGLTRDDGDEREELVVVRARHL; this is encoded by the coding sequence TTGACGTACAGCGATCCCCTGCCCCGCCTGATCGCGCTTCCGGGCGTGTACCGGCCGCAGGCCGACACCGCGCTGCTCGCCGGCGCCCTCGCTCGGGAGCCGCTGCGCTCGGGTGCGGAAGTCATCGAGATCGGTACGGGAACCGGCGCGATCGCCCTGCACGCGGCGGTCAGGGGCGCCGAGGTCACCGCGGTCGACGTGGCATGGCCCGCCGTGCTGGCCGCCCGGCTGAACGGATGGCGCTGGCGGCTGCGGCTGCGCGTCCTGCACGGCGACTTCGCCGCCCGGACCCGGGGCCGGCGTTTCGACCTGGTCCTGGCCAACCCGCCCTACGTCCCCTGCCCGGACGCGCGGGTGCCGACCGGCGGGGCCCGGCGCGCCTGGGACGCGGGCAGGGACGGACGGGCTGTCATCGACCGGATCTGCACCGCGGCACCGGCCCTGCTGCGCCCCGGAGGGGTCCTCCTGATGGTGCACTCGGGGATGTGCGGGGTGTGGGAGACCCTTGAGCTCCTGGCACGGCAGGGACTGTCCGCCGAGGTCACGGAGCGGGCATGGGTGCCCTGGGGGCCCGTGCTGCGTTCCCGCCGGGCCTGGCTCCGGGAGCAGGGCCTGACACGGGACGACGGCGACGAACGGGAAGAGCTGGTGGTCGTCCGTGCCCGGCACCTCTGA
- a CDS encoding ADP-ribosylglycohydrolase family protein codes for MIKLPAAALDSLSGLAFGDAFGDRWFGILRREGLAALEARILPPEALWEWTDDTAQALVLLRELAGGGGAVDQDRFALRLAEAYTDDTHRGYGASMHDVLRRIGAGEAWQEVVAGQFGGQGSWGNGSAMRVAPLGAWLAEDLEAVAEQAARQSEVSHHHPEAVAGAVAVAVAAALATRSRGGAAPARPDFLWSVAERIPVGDVRSGVRTAARMPQHTSVRHAAEVLGSGYRMSAPDTVPYALWCAAGHLDDLHEGLWSTVTGRGDIDTTCAIAGGVIAARTGVASLPAAWHEAREPLPPIVYA; via the coding sequence ATGATCAAACTGCCTGCCGCCGCGCTCGACTCGTTGTCCGGTCTCGCCTTCGGTGATGCCTTCGGCGACCGCTGGTTCGGGATCCTGCGCCGCGAGGGCCTGGCGGCCCTGGAGGCACGGATCCTGCCCCCGGAGGCGCTGTGGGAGTGGACTGACGACACCGCCCAGGCGCTCGTACTCCTGCGGGAACTCGCCGGGGGCGGCGGGGCCGTCGACCAGGACCGCTTCGCCCTGCGGCTCGCCGAGGCTTACACCGACGACACGCACCGCGGCTACGGAGCCTCGATGCACGACGTGCTCCGCCGGATCGGCGCGGGCGAAGCCTGGCAGGAAGTGGTCGCCGGTCAGTTCGGCGGCCAGGGCTCCTGGGGCAACGGTTCCGCCATGCGCGTGGCCCCCCTCGGTGCCTGGCTCGCCGAAGACCTGGAGGCCGTTGCCGAGCAGGCGGCCCGGCAGAGCGAGGTCTCGCACCACCACCCGGAAGCCGTCGCCGGCGCGGTGGCGGTCGCCGTGGCAGCGGCGCTGGCCACCCGCAGCCGGGGCGGGGCCGCCCCGGCGAGGCCGGACTTCCTCTGGTCCGTCGCCGAGCGGATCCCCGTCGGTGACGTCCGCTCCGGGGTCCGGACGGCGGCCCGGATGCCGCAGCACACATCGGTCCGGCACGCGGCGGAGGTCCTGGGCTCCGGTTACCGGATGTCCGCTCCCGACACCGTCCCCTACGCCCTCTGGTGCGCGGCGGGCCACCTCGACGACCTGCACGAGGGCCTGTGGTCCACCGTCACCGGACGCGGCGACATCGACACCACCTGCGCCATCGCGGGCGGGGTCATCGCGGCGCGCACGGGCGTCGCGTCCCTCCCGGCGGCCTGGCACGAAGCCCGCGAACCGCTGCCCCCGATCGTGTACGCATAG
- a CDS encoding NAD-dependent epimerase/dehydratase family protein, whose product MRVVVTGATGNAGISVVRALAADRTVTDVLGVARRLPHLRIPGVRWAAADVDPGHDGLTELFAGADALVHLAWKFQPTHDPVATWQTNVLGSIRVFEACARAGVRVLVHASSVGAYSPGPADGRPVDESWPTHGWPGAAYTREKAYLERYLDGFQLAHPGMRLVRMRPAFLFQEESASEQRRIFAGPLLPWRLIRPGLLPALPAVSGLRFQALHTDDAAEAYRAAVVRPVHGPFNLVADPVLDTTAIADILHTRTVPLPAGAARAALAAAWRMHLVPAAPGLLDAVLRLPLLDAGRAREELGWAPAATATEAVAEFFEGLHRGAGTGTPPLAPAGAGAGGGGGAGGGGRSAPPGR is encoded by the coding sequence ATGAGGGTCGTCGTCACCGGAGCCACCGGCAACGCGGGCATCAGCGTGGTCCGCGCCCTGGCCGCCGACCGTACGGTCACCGACGTGCTCGGCGTCGCCCGCCGGCTGCCGCACCTCCGCATCCCCGGCGTGCGCTGGGCCGCCGCGGACGTCGACCCCGGCCACGACGGGCTGACCGAGCTCTTCGCGGGCGCGGACGCCCTCGTCCACCTCGCCTGGAAGTTCCAGCCCACCCACGATCCCGTCGCGACCTGGCAGACCAACGTGCTCGGCAGCATCAGGGTCTTCGAGGCCTGCGCCCGGGCCGGGGTGCGGGTGCTGGTGCACGCCTCGTCGGTGGGCGCGTACTCGCCGGGCCCCGCCGACGGACGCCCCGTCGACGAGTCCTGGCCCACCCACGGCTGGCCGGGCGCCGCCTACACCCGCGAGAAGGCCTACCTGGAGCGCTACCTGGACGGTTTCCAGCTCGCCCACCCCGGCATGCGGCTGGTGCGGATGCGGCCGGCGTTCCTCTTCCAGGAGGAGTCGGCGAGCGAGCAGCGCCGGATCTTCGCCGGCCCGCTCCTGCCGTGGCGCCTCATCCGGCCGGGCCTGCTGCCCGCGCTCCCCGCCGTGTCCGGCCTGCGTTTCCAGGCCCTGCACACCGACGACGCCGCCGAGGCCTACCGCGCAGCCGTCGTACGCCCGGTCCACGGCCCGTTCAACCTGGTGGCCGACCCCGTGCTGGACACCACCGCCATCGCCGACATCCTGCACACCCGCACGGTGCCGCTGCCCGCGGGCGCCGCCCGCGCCGCACTCGCCGCGGCCTGGCGCATGCACCTGGTACCGGCCGCCCCCGGACTCCTCGACGCCGTGCTGCGGCTGCCCCTGCTCGACGCCGGGCGGGCCCGCGAGGAACTGGGCTGGGCTCCGGCGGCGACCGCCACCGAGGCCGTCGCGGAGTTCTTCGAAGGCCTCCACCGGGGAGCCGGGACCGGCACCCCGCCCCTGGCCCCCGCGGGAGCGGGCGCGGGCGGAGGCGGGGGAGCGGGCGGAGGCGGCAGATCCGCCCCTCCGGGGAGGTGA
- a CDS encoding hydrophobic protein, whose translation MIALLLVLLLVLLLFGAGFAIKILWWVAIAVLVIWLIGFVARPSGGGGHWYRW comes from the coding sequence ATGATTGCTCTGCTGCTCGTCCTTCTCCTCGTGCTGCTGCTGTTCGGCGCCGGCTTCGCCATCAAGATCCTGTGGTGGGTCGCCATCGCCGTTCTGGTCATCTGGCTGATCGGGTTCGTCGCGCGCCCCAGCGGCGGCGGTGGCCACTGGTACCGCTGGTAG
- a CDS encoding helix-turn-helix transcriptional regulator, whose translation MPRPLARVLTLLELLQSGGIRTVPELADRLAVDERTVRRYAQQLVDLDVPVESVRGRYGGYRLAPGYRMPPLMLSDDEALAVLLGLVAARRSGLTTATDTASETAAAKIRRVLPERLRRRLDAVLASLAFADPPGRAGAAPEPAVLLPVADAVHHHRPVSIRYTAGDGRRSERTLHPYGVVAHSGRWYVTAADLSAGEDRTFRLDRITSARILPGSFEPPAGIDPAERVLTALATVPYRHEVTLRVQGTNAQVHPRLPVGIALVTELPSPAGAGPGTEAWCRVELRVERLDWLPAVLSSMDRPFVIERPQELRGLVEAFAERLADSARRNPG comes from the coding sequence ATGCCCCGCCCCCTCGCCCGTGTCCTGACCTTGCTGGAGCTTCTCCAGTCGGGCGGTATCCGTACCGTGCCCGAACTCGCCGATCGGCTGGCCGTCGACGAACGCACCGTACGGCGCTACGCACAGCAGCTCGTCGACCTCGACGTGCCCGTCGAGTCGGTGCGCGGCCGTTACGGCGGCTACCGGCTCGCCCCCGGATACCGCATGCCCCCGCTCATGCTGAGCGACGACGAAGCGCTCGCCGTGCTGCTCGGCCTGGTCGCCGCTCGCCGATCGGGCCTGACGACGGCCACGGACACGGCGAGCGAGACGGCTGCGGCGAAGATCCGGCGAGTACTGCCCGAACGGCTGCGCCGCAGGCTCGATGCCGTGCTCGCCTCGCTCGCCTTCGCGGATCCGCCCGGCAGGGCGGGCGCGGCCCCGGAACCCGCCGTCCTCCTCCCGGTGGCCGATGCCGTGCACCACCACCGGCCGGTCTCGATCCGGTACACCGCGGGCGACGGCCGGCGCAGCGAGCGCACCCTGCACCCGTACGGGGTCGTCGCCCACTCGGGCCGGTGGTACGTGACGGCAGCGGACCTCTCGGCGGGTGAGGACCGGACCTTCAGGCTGGATCGCATCACCAGCGCGAGGATCTTGCCCGGTTCGTTCGAACCGCCCGCCGGAATCGATCCGGCCGAGCGCGTCCTGACAGCGCTCGCCACGGTTCCGTACCGGCATGAGGTGACCCTGCGCGTCCAGGGGACGAACGCGCAGGTCCACCCCCGACTGCCCGTCGGCATCGCCCTCGTGACGGAACTCCCTTCCCCGGCCGGCGCAGGCCCGGGGACCGAGGCCTGGTGCCGTGTCGAACTGCGCGTGGAACGGCTCGACTGGCTGCCCGCCGTACTCTCCTCGATGGACCGGCCCTTCGTCATCGAACGCCCGCAGGAGCTCCGCGGCCTCGTCGAGGCCTTCGCCGAACGGCTCGCGGACTCCGCCCGGCGAAACCCGGGGTGA
- a CDS encoding type 1 glutamine amidotransferase domain-containing protein, with translation MRIAFLTAIEGVEEVELTGPWKAVLGAGWTPRLVSTEPGEVQTMRHLDKAGTYPVDRVLTGRTDESFDALVLPGGVANPDALRMNGAAVGFTRGFFEAGRPVAAICHAPWLLVEADAVRGRTLTSWPSLATDIRNAGGTWVDEPVHVCRAGAGTLVTSRKPDDLEAFCEAFMNVFGG, from the coding sequence GTGCGCATCGCATTCCTGACGGCGATCGAAGGCGTCGAGGAAGTCGAACTGACCGGGCCTTGGAAGGCGGTCCTCGGGGCCGGCTGGACCCCGCGGCTGGTCTCGACGGAGCCGGGTGAGGTCCAGACGATGCGCCACCTGGACAAAGCCGGTACGTACCCGGTCGACCGGGTCCTCACCGGCCGTACGGACGAGAGCTTCGACGCCCTCGTCCTGCCGGGGGGAGTGGCGAATCCCGACGCGCTGCGGATGAACGGCGCCGCCGTCGGCTTCACGCGCGGCTTCTTCGAGGCGGGCCGGCCGGTGGCGGCGATCTGCCATGCGCCCTGGCTGCTGGTGGAGGCCGACGCCGTCCGGGGCCGCACGCTCACGTCCTGGCCCAGCCTGGCCACCGACATCCGCAACGCGGGCGGCACCTGGGTGGACGAGCCGGTCCACGTCTGCCGGGCGGGCGCCGGCACCCTGGTCACCAGCCGCAAGCCGGACGATCTGGAAGCGTTCTGCGAGGCGTTCATGAACGTCTTCGGCGGCTGA
- a CDS encoding CDGSH iron-sulfur domain-containing protein, translating to MSVDRAGPVLVEGPVEIVLDDGTIARSDRFMVAVCTCRRSRAYPWCDTSHRPREGAALRGASARGEKGS from the coding sequence GTGTCCGTGGACCGCGCCGGACCGGTGTTGGTGGAGGGCCCGGTCGAGATCGTCCTGGACGACGGAACCATCGCCCGGTCGGACCGGTTCATGGTCGCCGTGTGCACCTGCCGCCGCAGCCGTGCCTACCCCTGGTGCGACACCAGCCACCGCCCCCGCGAGGGCGCGGCCCTCAGAGGGGCGTCGGCGCGCGGGGAGAAGGGGTCTTGA
- a CDS encoding ribonuclease BN, which translates to MSSSSGHGGHRWPAPVGRARSVVRRTRAGRRWVRVRELALWQRSLGFAALGFLTLVPLLIVVSAADTANGQGFAQWLGDGLGVSAAARLEIERLFAQPGQVWRTTTAFGLALLTVFGLSFGTVLQSGYESIWDLPPSRWWARWRHVLWLGVLIGVLYLSAISPPWRDSPARGFVTVAIGILFFWWSQRLLLAGRIPWAALLPGAVATMLGLLGLRIFSRLVFSPLIASSAVTYGPFGTVLVVQSWLLGVGVVVFGGALVGRLLHEELLRRASPADQDG; encoded by the coding sequence ATGAGCAGCTCCAGCGGCCACGGGGGTCACCGGTGGCCGGCACCCGTCGGGCGGGCACGCAGCGTGGTCCGTCGTACGCGGGCGGGGCGCCGCTGGGTGCGCGTGCGGGAACTGGCACTGTGGCAGCGCTCCCTCGGGTTCGCCGCCCTCGGCTTCCTGACGCTGGTGCCGCTGCTGATCGTCGTCTCGGCGGCGGACACAGCCAACGGGCAGGGATTCGCGCAGTGGCTCGGGGACGGGCTCGGCGTGTCGGCGGCCGCCCGGCTGGAGATCGAGCGGCTCTTCGCCCAGCCCGGGCAGGTCTGGCGGACCACGACGGCGTTCGGGCTGGCGCTGCTGACCGTGTTCGGCCTGTCCTTCGGCACCGTTCTGCAGAGCGGCTACGAGAGCATCTGGGACCTGCCCCCGTCACGTTGGTGGGCCAGATGGCGGCACGTGCTGTGGCTCGGCGTCCTGATCGGGGTGCTCTACCTGTCGGCGATCTCCCCGCCCTGGCGCGACTCCCCCGCCCGCGGGTTCGTCACCGTCGCGATCGGCATCCTGTTCTTCTGGTGGTCCCAGCGCCTGCTGCTGGCCGGCCGGATTCCCTGGGCGGCCCTGCTGCCCGGCGCGGTGGCCACCATGCTCGGACTGCTCGGTCTGCGGATCTTCTCCCGTCTCGTCTTCTCCCCGCTGATCGCGTCCAGCGCCGTCACCTACGGCCCGTTCGGCACCGTCCTCGTGGTCCAGTCCTGGCTCCTCGGCGTCGGCGTGGTCGTGTTCGGCGGCGCACTCGTCGGCAGGCTGCTGCACGAGGAGCTGCTGCGCCGGGCGAGCCCCGCGGACCAGGACGGCTGA
- a CDS encoding catalase, protein MDTARERTRRPPGLPLGGTMTTGNSEATPETPDGGPPARSGGHLTTAQGARLYESDHALKAGARGPVLIQDHHLREKITHFDHERIPERVVHARGAAAHGVFQGYGTAGEVCKAAFLAKDAETPVFVRFSTVLGSRGSADTVRDTRGFATKFYTGEGTFDLVGNNIPVFFIQDALKFPDVVHAAKPHPDREIPQAQSAHDTFWDFVSLHTEATHHTLWNMSDRGIPRSYRMMEGFGVHTFRLVNTAGETALVKFHWKPRLGVHSLVWEEAQLICGMDPDFHRRDLAEAIDAGAFPQWELGIQVFPDTPDQTFEGVDLLDPTKIVPEERAPVQPIGLLTLNANPDNYFAETEQVAFHPGHLVPGIDVTDDPLLAGRLFSYLDTQISRLGGPNFGQLPVNRPHAPVDDMLRDGMHQSAVHTGVAPYRPNSLEGGCPFLAGADTGAYIEAPVRVPEASKVREASASFSDHFTQPRLFWLSMTPTEREHIIAAYTFELNKCVEQPVKERALAVLANIDPRLCRHVAEGLGLPVPKATVPLVAADASPALSQMGGSWPTDGRVVGIVADGSTDPDGVRAARQAVLDADMVPLIIAPAGGTLDADGDPVEVQRTFATARSVEFDAVLTAGAPAPAADAHGARDAKAGNTGNTGGAGKAAPDPRVVLLLAEAYRHGKAVGGWSGAETVLEAAGIAPPEGPGVIVSDSATEAVREAAEALAGHRAWDRFPPAP, encoded by the coding sequence ATGGACACGGCGCGTGAACGAACACGGCGCCCACCCGGACTGCCCCTGGGAGGAACGATGACGACAGGAAACTCCGAAGCGACGCCCGAAACGCCCGACGGCGGCCCCCCGGCGCGGAGCGGCGGCCACCTGACGACGGCGCAGGGGGCTCGGCTGTACGAGAGCGACCACGCGCTGAAGGCCGGTGCACGCGGACCGGTGCTGATCCAGGACCACCATCTGCGCGAGAAGATCACCCACTTCGACCACGAACGGATCCCGGAACGGGTGGTGCACGCGCGTGGCGCCGCCGCCCACGGCGTCTTCCAGGGGTACGGAACCGCCGGCGAGGTCTGCAAGGCCGCCTTCCTGGCGAAGGACGCCGAGACACCGGTGTTCGTCCGCTTCTCCACCGTCCTCGGATCCCGGGGCTCGGCGGACACCGTACGCGACACCCGCGGGTTCGCCACCAAGTTCTACACCGGCGAGGGCACCTTCGACCTGGTGGGCAACAACATCCCGGTGTTCTTCATCCAGGACGCGCTCAAGTTCCCCGACGTCGTCCACGCGGCCAAGCCGCACCCGGACCGGGAGATCCCGCAGGCGCAGAGCGCCCACGACACCTTCTGGGACTTCGTGTCCCTGCACACCGAGGCCACCCACCACACCCTGTGGAACATGTCCGACCGCGGCATCCCCCGTTCCTACCGGATGATGGAGGGCTTCGGCGTCCACACCTTCCGCCTGGTCAACACCGCCGGTGAGACCGCGCTGGTGAAGTTCCACTGGAAGCCCAGGCTGGGCGTGCACTCGCTGGTCTGGGAGGAGGCCCAGCTGATCTGCGGCATGGACCCGGACTTCCACCGCCGGGACCTCGCCGAGGCCATCGACGCGGGCGCCTTCCCGCAGTGGGAGCTGGGCATCCAGGTCTTCCCCGACACCCCGGACCAGACGTTCGAAGGCGTGGACCTCCTGGACCCCACCAAGATCGTTCCGGAGGAACGGGCCCCGGTGCAGCCCATCGGCCTGCTGACCCTGAACGCCAACCCGGACAACTACTTCGCGGAGACCGAGCAGGTGGCCTTCCACCCCGGCCACCTCGTTCCGGGCATCGACGTCACTGACGACCCGCTGCTCGCGGGGCGGCTCTTCTCCTACCTCGACACCCAGATCAGCCGGCTCGGCGGCCCGAACTTCGGTCAGCTCCCGGTCAACCGGCCGCACGCCCCCGTCGACGACATGCTCCGTGACGGCATGCACCAGAGCGCCGTGCACACCGGAGTGGCACCGTACCGGCCCAACAGCCTGGAGGGCGGCTGCCCCTTCCTGGCCGGAGCCGACACGGGTGCGTACATCGAGGCGCCCGTCCGGGTGCCCGAGGCGAGCAAGGTCCGTGAGGCGTCCGCCTCCTTCTCGGACCACTTCACACAGCCGCGGCTCTTCTGGCTGAGCATGACCCCGACGGAGCGCGAACACATCATCGCCGCGTACACCTTCGAACTGAACAAGTGCGTCGAGCAGCCGGTCAAGGAGCGCGCTCTCGCCGTGCTGGCGAACATCGATCCCCGGTTGTGCCGGCACGTCGCCGAGGGCCTCGGCCTGCCGGTGCCGAAGGCGACCGTTCCACTCGTCGCCGCGGACGCCAGTCCGGCGCTGTCGCAGATGGGCGGAAGCTGGCCGACGGACGGCCGTGTGGTCGGGATCGTCGCCGACGGGAGCACCGACCCGGACGGGGTACGCGCCGCCCGGCAGGCCGTCCTGGACGCGGACATGGTGCCGCTGATCATCGCACCGGCGGGTGGCACGCTCGACGCGGACGGCGATCCCGTCGAGGTCCAGCGGACCTTCGCCACGGCCCGGTCCGTCGAGTTCGACGCCGTCCTGACCGCCGGGGCACCCGCACCGGCCGCCGACGCCCACGGGGCGCGGGACGCCAAGGCCGGGAACACCGGCAACACGGGCGGCGCCGGGAAGGCGGCCCCCGACCCGAGGGTCGTGCTCCTGCTCGCCGAGGCCTACCGGCACGGCAAGGCGGTCGGCGGATGGAGCGGCGCGGAGACCGTACTCGAAGCCGCGGGCATCGCACCGCCGGAGGGGCCGGGCGTCATCGTGAGCGACAGCGCTACGGAGGCGGTGCGGGAGGCCGCCGAGGCCCTGGCGGGACACCGGGCCTGGGACAGGTTCCCGCCCGCGCCCTGA
- a CDS encoding metallophosphoesterase has product MIRVAAVGDIHLAPGGEGTLRPAFETLGDHADLLLLAGDLTRHGSPQEAAVVAGEVCGLPVPVLAVLGNHDHHGDRPREVTAVLAAAGVTVLEGEAAILDLHGTTVGVAGAKGFGGGYAGRCGSDFGEPEMKAFMRHSRTCADGLRRALTDLAQAGTALRIALTHYSPVPDTLAGEPPEIHPFLGSYLLAEAIDEIGADLAVHGHAHLGTEHGMTAGGVRVRNVAMPVIDRARRVPPHSPAARAAGSPVPRDP; this is encoded by the coding sequence GTGATCCGCGTGGCGGCCGTGGGGGACATCCACCTGGCGCCGGGCGGCGAGGGGACCCTGCGACCCGCCTTCGAGACCCTCGGTGACCACGCGGACCTGCTCCTCCTCGCCGGTGACCTCACCCGCCACGGGTCCCCGCAGGAGGCCGCCGTCGTCGCCGGTGAGGTCTGCGGCCTGCCCGTGCCCGTCCTGGCCGTCCTCGGCAACCACGACCACCACGGCGACCGGCCGCGGGAGGTCACCGCCGTCCTCGCCGCGGCCGGGGTCACCGTCCTCGAAGGCGAAGCTGCCATCCTCGACCTCCACGGCACCACCGTGGGCGTGGCGGGGGCCAAGGGGTTCGGCGGAGGGTACGCCGGCCGCTGCGGCAGCGACTTCGGCGAACCGGAGATGAAGGCCTTCATGAGGCACTCCCGTACGTGTGCCGACGGGCTGCGCCGCGCGCTCACCGACCTGGCCCAGGCCGGCACCGCCCTGCGGATCGCCCTGACCCACTACTCGCCGGTCCCGGACACCCTGGCCGGAGAGCCCCCCGAGATCCACCCGTTCCTCGGCAGCTACCTCCTGGCCGAGGCCATCGACGAGATCGGCGCCGACCTCGCCGTCCACGGACACGCCCACCTGGGCACCGAGCACGGGATGACGGCCGGCGGGGTCAGGGTCCGCAACGTGGCCATGCCCGTCATCGACCGGGCGCGCCGTGTACCACCTCACTCCCCGGCCGCCCGGGCCGCAGGGAGCCCCGTTCCACGAGATCCGTGA
- a CDS encoding zinc-dependent alcohol dehydrogenase → MRALTWHGKRDVRVDTVPDPAVRAADDVVIRVTTTGLCGSDLHLYEVLGAFLDAGDILGHEPMGVVVEAGPAVTGLGPGDRVVIPFNISCGTCFMCERGLHSQCETTQVHEHGTGASLFGYTKLYGQVPGGQAQYLRVPFGNTLPIPVPEGPSDDRFVYLSDVLPTAWQAVEYADVPPGGSVAVLGLGPIGDMSCRIAAHRGAGTVIGVDLVPERLERARGRGVHTLDVQECGDDLTDAVRALTCGRGPDAVIDAVGMEAHGSRFAAVAQGMTTFLPDRLAAALTMRVGVDRLAALHTAIGLVRRGGTVSVSGVYGGAADPLPLLTMFDKQLRLRMGQANVHRWVGDILPLLTDGDPLGVDDFATHRMPLEEAPAAYEMFQKKHDGVVKVLFTP, encoded by the coding sequence ATGAGGGCACTTACCTGGCACGGCAAGCGGGACGTACGCGTCGACACCGTCCCGGACCCTGCCGTCCGCGCTGCCGACGACGTGGTCATCAGGGTGACGACCACCGGCCTGTGCGGCTCCGACCTGCATCTCTACGAGGTACTCGGCGCCTTCCTCGACGCCGGTGACATCCTCGGCCACGAACCGATGGGCGTCGTGGTGGAGGCCGGCCCCGCCGTCACGGGCCTCGGACCGGGCGACCGCGTCGTGATCCCCTTCAACATCTCGTGCGGAACGTGCTTCATGTGCGAACGGGGCCTGCACTCGCAGTGCGAGACCACGCAGGTCCACGAGCACGGCACCGGCGCCTCGCTCTTCGGCTACACGAAGCTCTACGGCCAAGTGCCGGGCGGCCAGGCCCAGTACCTGCGCGTCCCGTTCGGGAACACCCTCCCCATCCCGGTGCCGGAAGGGCCGTCCGACGACCGCTTCGTCTACCTGTCCGACGTCCTGCCCACCGCGTGGCAGGCGGTCGAGTACGCGGACGTCCCGCCCGGCGGCAGCGTCGCCGTACTGGGCCTCGGCCCCATCGGGGACATGAGCTGCCGCATCGCCGCCCACCGCGGCGCGGGAACCGTCATCGGCGTCGACCTCGTCCCCGAACGACTGGAGCGGGCCCGTGGACGCGGCGTCCACACCCTCGACGTCCAGGAGTGCGGCGACGACCTGACCGACGCGGTGCGCGCGCTCACCTGCGGACGGGGCCCCGACGCCGTCATCGACGCCGTGGGGATGGAAGCGCACGGCAGCCGCTTCGCCGCCGTGGCGCAGGGAATGACCACGTTCCTGCCGGACAGGCTCGCCGCCGCGCTGACGATGCGCGTCGGAGTCGACCGGCTCGCCGCGCTCCACACCGCGATCGGCCTCGTCCGGCGCGGCGGCACCGTCTCCGTGTCGGGCGTGTACGGCGGCGCGGCCGACCCCCTGCCCCTGCTCACCATGTTCGACAAGCAGCTCCGACTGCGCATGGGCCAGGCCAACGTCCACCGCTGGGTCGGCGACATCCTCCCCCTCCTCACCGACGGGGACCCCCTCGGCGTGGACGACTTCGCCACGCACCGCATGCCGCTCGAAGAGGCGCCGGCCGCCTACGAGATGTTCCAGAAGAAGCACGACGGCGTCGTCAAGGTGCTCTTCACCCCCTGA
- a CDS encoding DUF6381 family protein: MSKDSMPSERAREMRDKAQELEQAAQRATDPAERQRLRDKALRIREKSEQQNGPGSGTMDPM; this comes from the coding sequence ATGAGCAAGGACAGCATGCCGAGCGAACGAGCCCGGGAGATGCGCGACAAGGCCCAGGAACTGGAGCAGGCGGCCCAGCGCGCGACGGATCCCGCGGAGCGGCAGCGGCTGAGGGACAAGGCCCTGCGCATCCGTGAGAAGAGCGAGCAGCAGAACGGCCCGGGCAGCGGGACCATGGATCCCATGTAG